In Labrys monachus, the genomic stretch GACGGCGACTAAACGCCCGGCTCCAAAAGCCTTCATGGACAAAAGCCCTGCGCGACGATGCCGTCGGCAGGGTTTTTCTTTTGCCCGTTCGAGCCGCCGCCGTCTTGGCTCACCTCGGTTTGCCGGGCCCGAAGGTCTGCCCGTTCACCGTGATCCTCCTTGCCAGGCTGTCGAATTCGACATCCCACACGGCACGCCCGTCCGGGCCCGCCTTCGCCAGGCCTTTGATGAAGGCGAGGCTGAGCAGGGCGCGCTGCCTGTTGGGCAGGGATGAACCGTTGATCGCCGCGATCAACCCGTCCAGCCCACTGGCCGAAATGGTCGCCGTGCCCTGCTGGGCGGGAACGATGGACGTGTCGCCCCGCCCTGTGACATCCAAGCCGGATGCCTTGAGTTCCTGCTCGAAATGGAGGCGCGGATGGCCTTGCGCGAACAGGCCGGCGAGCGCCGCGTGCAAGTCGCCCGGCAGAGGCGGGTATTTGGTGGCGTCGAAGTCCCGGATGACCCGGCGGGCCATGGCCTCGAGATCGAAGCCCGCAATCTCGAAATCCAGCCGCCCCTGCGTCGGCACGAAAGACTTGGCCCAGTCGGGAACGAGGTCGTCCGGCAGGGAGAGCCCCGAGACCGCGATACCGAAGCTGTAGCGCGCCTGCGGAACGAGGCCAGTGCTGCGGATCTTCTCGTCGACGGCCGCCGCACGCACGATACCCGCAGGCGTTCCCATGCTGAAATCGTTGAGGACCATATCCCCCGAGATCTCCCGCCAGAGCGGCAGCGCGGCGAGCGCCTTCGACTTCATGCCCTCCTGTAGGGCGGCGATCCCGCCAGCCATGTCCTTGCCGGCCAGGAGAGCGATGATTTCCAGGATCTTGCCGGCGGCGAGACCCTTTACCGTGAAGTCCTGATGCGCGGCACCGGCCCGTATGACCGTCGCGGGCGTCGGCCGAAGTGGGTTCTTCACGGTCACGGTCTCGACGAGATCGGCCAGATCGGCCGTCATATGGGCGTCCACACTGTCGGCGGCCGGGGCGGCGCTTGTCTGGACGGCGATCCTTCCGAACGTGGCGTCGATATCCTCGACCGGCGTGCGCAGGGTCAGCGTCTGCCGATCGCAGCCTGACGTCGAACGGGAGAAGAGAGCGAGCTTCGGGTCGAACGTGCCGGTTGCCGTGCATCCCTCCAGCCGTTCCTCGAGACGGACGGCCGGAGCCTTCCCGGCGCTCGCGAAGGAAAAGAACAGAGGCGCCGGAGCCGAGGTCATTGCGTAGGTGCCGTCATCCTGAGGTGTCAGCTGGAGATGGAAGGGACCGAAGCGGATGACGGGACCGTCGGCGGGAAAACCCAGCTTGCCGCTGTCGAAGTCGGCGTCGAGCCCGTAGCTCTCCCCCTGCGGCGTGATGGTGATCAGCCCCTTGTCGAAAGGGGCCCGGCCGATGAAACGGGCCAGCGCATCCGTCAGGTCCCGGGCGCCCTGCGGCGTCGCCGGCTCCGCCCAGGCCGGCGATGCCGCGAAGCCGATGCCGACGAGCGCACCGAGGACCCTCGCCCGCGCGAGCGAAGCGACACAAGCAGCCGGCCTCCCGCTGCGCCGGCGAAGCCGGATCGAAGCGAGCATGGAAGCAGACATCGATATTCTCCTGCGATGAAATCCGTTGACGAAATGTTTCCCCCACGCCCGCCAAGATTCGAGAAAGCGAAGACCCGGCAATAGAAGACCAGACGCGACCGCCGCCGACAAGGGGCTCGCCCATCCATAAAAACAGGACGATGGCAAGGACGCCATGCTGCACGCGCGCGTTGCTATGCGTCCGCCTTTTCCCCCGAAGAGGTTGCTTCCGCCCGTCGTCCCGCGTCCGCGCCGCGCTTGCGGGATGCAGCGGGCATGGGATCGCCCCGATCTGCCTATGGCATCGGCCCATTAAAAAGGGAGGCGGATGACCGCCTCCCTCCCTTTGCTTGCATGACGGATGGTGAAGCCTATTGGTCGTCGCCACCCTTGCCGGCACTGAGGACCTGGCCGTTCACGCTCACCGCCTGGGTCGCCGCGTCGAAGTCGACGTCCCAGATGGCCTTGCCGTCCGGGCTGGAACGGGCCAGGCCCTTGAGCAGGGCGATGCCCATCATGGCCTGGTCCTTGTTGGGAACGTCCGCCTTGTTGATCGACGCGATGATCTGATCGAGATTGGTGGCGGAGATCGTCACCTTGCCGGTCTGCGACGGGAACACCGACATGGTGCCCTCGGCGCTCACCGCACCGGAGGAAGCCGTGAACGTGCTGGGCGACAGCGTGACATGCGGCTGGCCGCTGAGGGCGATGGCAAGGAATTGCCCCTTCAGGCTGTCGGGGATCGGCGGCTTCTTGGTGGCATCGAAGTTCTGGATGGCGAGGCGGGCGAGGCCGTCGAGATCGACGCCCGAGAACTTGACGTCGATATTGCCCTGGGTCGGCACCAGCGGCGTCGCCCATGCCGGGACGGGTCCCTCCGGCAGTTCGAGGCCGGCATATTTGAGGCCGATGCCGTAGGTCGCATCCTTGACGACGCCGGTGACGCCGAGCGTCTCCTCCAGGCTGCCGAGCTTGAACTCGCCCATCGGCGTGCCGACGCTGACGTCGCTCAGCGTGAGCCTGCCGCTCATATTGTCCCATAGCGGCAGGGCGGCGAGCAGCTTCTGCTTGATGGCGTCCTGCTGGGCGATGAGGTTCTTCCGTCCGCCGGCATTGGCCGCGAGCGAAACGAGATCGAGGGCCGGCGCGACCCGCAGATTGTCGATCGCCGCCGACTGGACGCCGGACTTGGCCTTGATCGTTATGGTGAGGGGCGTCTCCGAGTCCTTGAGCACGACCGTCTCGACGAAGTCGTTCAGCACGCCGTCCACACTGATCGTCGTGCCGTCCGGGCCCGCGGACCGGCCGGTCAGCTTGGTCGTGATCGCGCCGTAGCTGGCCTCGATATCCTGTTCCGGAGAATGCACGATGAGGGACGCACCGGGGCAGGACACGTCATAGCTCGAAAAGGCCGAAATCTTCGGATCGAACACGCCGGTCGACTTGCAGCCGTCCAGCTTGAAGCTCGCATCGATCGGCTTGTCTCCCTTCCTGGACATGGAATAGTCGATCGGGGAATCGGACGTCACCCCATAGGTGCCGTCGGCGTTCGGCGTCGCCATATAAACGAGCGGACCGATGTTGATGGTGACGCCGGCCTTGTCGGCCTCGCCGCGCAAGGCATTGAAGTCGACCTTCACGGCATAGGCGGCACCTTGCGGCGTAATGCTGACGACACCCTTGTCGAACATGGCCGGCCCGAACGTCTTCGACAGCGCATCCTGCAACTGCTTGGCTCCCTCGGGCGTCGCCGTCTGAGCAAACGCGGGAGCGGCGAACAGGGTCGCGGCGAGCAATGCGCCCTTGAAGGCGGCCAGAGAGGCGTAGTCGCGGCGTTTCATGCGATATTCCAGCATGGCATTTCCTTCATTGATGGGCCCGGTTTCGCGCGGCACATTGTTATCTCAAAACGAAACGGCGCGCACGCCTCAGCCAGCGAACCTTGGGATGCTCGACATCGGCGTGCTTCCGACGCGCCTGGCACATGGCCCGGTTCGGCGCCAAAAGGAGGTGCTCGAACGCACAGGCCACGATGCTCCCCAGGGCCGGTCCACCGTCAAGCCGGTGCGACCGTGGCGGCAAAGAAAAAGCCCGGATGAAATCCGGGCCAGGATATGCAGAGGGGCAGAGCGTCGCAGGTCCCAAACGCGCTCACCCCCGGCGAGTTCCGACAACCGGGCCACAAATCGTCGGGAATGCTGGCCGGCAGCCGCCGCGGCATGGTGCCTTGCGACATGGCGAAGCCGGGAAGACCGCACGGATCCGCCGAACGAAGAGCTGAAGGCTAGCCGCCGGCCTTCGCGTTGACGATCACCGGAAGATGCAGGCCGGCGAGCAGCCCTATGATCGAGAGGATCGTCAGGGCGAACATGGTCCAGGCGACATAGCCGACGATGGCGTTCTGGTTGTTTCTCATAAGCGGGTCGGTCCTCGCTGTGGCGTGACGGATGGGCCCGGGACACGCGATAAACCGGCACGGTCGACCTGTCGTCGAGGGCCGGGATCCGCGGAGCCTTCCCGAATCAACCGGGGCGCGTGTCCGCTGGCTCTGGTCTGCCCGAGCGGCTTGGCGCGCTGATGGCGACGGCGTGGTTTTCCGGTGGCCATCGTCTTGGAACTTCCCTGGAACTTCCCGGCGGGATGCGCGTTCCCGCCGGACTGTTCCCGGAGATTCCGATGGCCGCACGCCCGTTCTGGAAGGGATATCTCAAGCTATCCCTCGTCACCTGCCCGGTGGCGATGACGCCTGCGACCTCCGAAAGCGAGAAAGTGCGTTTCCACACGCTCAATCGGCGGACCGGAAACCGGATCGTCAGCCATTATATCGACGCCGTCAGCAAGAAGCCGGTGGACGAGCATGACCAGGTAAAGGGCTACCCGCGCGGGGAAGACGAGTATGTGCTGCTCGAAGATGAGGAGCTCGACGCCGTCGCCCTGGAGAGCACGCGCACCATCGACATCGACATGTTCGTGCCCGCCGACAGCATAGGCTGGATCTGGTACGATACGCCGCATTACCTCACGCCGGACGACCCGGTCGGGGAGGAAGCCTTCGCCGTCATCCGCGACGCCATGCGTTCAACCGAAATGGTCGGCATGTCGCGCCTGGTGCTCTATCGGCGCGAACGGGCGGTCATGCTGGAACCGCGGGACGAGGGTATCGTGCTGTGGACCCTGCGTTACGGCGACGAGGTGCGCAATCCGAGGGATTATTTCGCCACCATCGGCAGCCAGAAGGCAGAACCCAAACTGACGACGCTGGTGAAGTCGCTGATCGACGAGCGAACACGGCGCTGGGAGCCGACGATGGTCAGCGATCCCGTGCAGGACCGGCTGCTCGAGATCATCGCGGCCAAGAAGAAGGGCCGGAAGCGGCCGGCCAGAGCCAAGGCGGCGCAACCGGACGCACCGACCAACGTCATCAACATCATGGACGCCTTGCGGCGGAGCCTCTCGGCCGAGTCGAAAGTGGCCAAGCGGCGCTGAGTGGCGGCTCCGCCGTCCCGCTCCCGGGCGGCCTCGAGCCGCCGTACCTCAACCCGCCTTGCGCCGCGGCGAACGGGCCTTGGCCTTGCCGGGCGATGTCGTCTTGCGGGCCGCCGCCGTCTTCATGCCGGCGCTCTCGCGCAGAGCCGCCATCAGGTCCACCGTCTTCTCTCGCACGGGTTCCTTGCGGACCTCGATCTTGCGCCCTTCCAGCTTCGCCTTGACCAGATCGGCCAAGGCCGCCTCGTAGCGGTCGTCGAATGTCGAGGGATCGAATTTTCCTTTCTTCGTGCGGATGATGTGCTCGGCGAGTTCGAGCATCTCATCCTTGATCGCGATATCCGCGATGTCGGCGAACGCCTCCGCCGCGGACCGGATCTCGTAGTCGAAGTTCAGGGTCGTCGCCATCATCCCCTCGCCATAGGGCCGGATGAGGAGGGTGCGGACCCGCCGGAACAAGACCGTCTGCGCCAGCGCCGCCACCTTCTTCGCCCGCATGCCGTCGCGGATCAGCCTGAAGGCGTCCGCGGCGCCGCGGTCGGCCGGCGCCAGATAATAGGGCTTGTCGAAATAGACGTCGTCGATCTCGCGACAGGCGACGAAGGCCTCGACCGACAGGGTCTTGTCGCTGTGGGGAACCGCCGCGGCCACTTCCTCCGGCTCCAGGACGATATAATCTCCCGGGCCGGTCTCGTAGCCCTTGACCTGCTCGTCCCTTTCCACCGGCTCGCCGGTCTCGCCATCGACGAACTGGCGCTCGACCCGATGGCCGGTGGCTCGATTGATCGTGTGGAAGGCGATGCGCTCCGACGTCGAGGCGGCGGTATGGAGCGACACCTGGCAAATGACTTCACCGACCTTCAAAAACCCCTTCCAATTGGCTCTCGGCGCCAAGATGCGTCTCCAACGGGTTGCCTCGCAAACGTCTGCGCTCGCGTCCGGATTTTGTCATGCGGCTTCGATCCGGCGCCGGCGGGTATCGAACCCTGGAAGCGGAGCTTTGTTCCGCGGCACTGCCCAGACAACAGCTGGCCTCGATTTTCCACAAACGTTGTGCGCCGCCACAGACAATGCGGGCACCGCCCCCGAGGTTTCACGTCTGCGGCGATTGCAGGGGGATGTCCTCCTCCCCGCCATAGACGCCGCTGATCAGGTTCAGGCCGAGCAGCCGTTCGGAGGTGAGCCGATGCGTCTCGTCGCGGACCGGCGCGATGCGCCCGAGCCTGTCCGCCAGCTGCCGGCGATGCGCCGCCGCCGCGATCTCCGCCTCGTCCGCCGTGACGGCGGCGAAGCGGAGCGAAGATCCCGGCCTCGCCTGGGCGAGCTTCCACAGGTCCGGCCCGATCACCGTCGCGATCTTCGGATAGCCGCCGGTCGTCTGGCGGTCGGCGAGGAGAATGATCGGCCTGCCGTGGCCCGGCACCTGGATGCTGCCGTTCATGATGCCGTCCGAGACGATGTTGAAGCCGGCTTTGTGCTCGATCACCGCGCCCTCCAGCTGGCATCCCATGCGGTCGGTGCGGCTGGAGACGACATAAGGCGTCGTCAGGAAGGCCTCGAGGCCCGCCGGGGTGAAGGCATCGTCCTGCGGCCCGAGAAGGACGCGGATCGCGCCGTCCGGTTTCGGGCGGTCGTCCGGCGCCAGTTCGAGACCGGGGCCGGACGGCGCCGGCATCGAAAGGTCCAGGCGGTCGCCGGCGGCGAGCTGGCGTCCGTCGAGCCCGCCGACGCCCGAGCGCGAATGGGTGGAGCGGCTGCCGAGCACCGGCTCCAGCGCCAGCCCGCCCGCAATCGCCAGATAGCTGCGCATGCCGGACGGCGCCATGCCGAAGACGATGCGGTCTCCCCGCTTCACGTCGAAGGCGCGATAGGCGGATACCGCTTCGCCATTGACCGTGATCGGCGCCTCCGCGCCGGCGAGGGCGAGGCGGCATGCCTGCGCCTCGACGGTGAGGGCAGGCCCCTTGAGCGTGGTCTCGATGACGGCGGTCCCGGCCGGGTTGCCGACGAGCGTGTTGGCGATGCCCATGGCCGGCGCATCCATGGCGCCCGAAGCGGAAATGCCGAAGCGCTGGTAGCCGAAGCGGCCGAGATCCTGGACGGTGGAGAACAGGCCGCCATCGGTGACGAGAAGATGCTCAGCCATCGACGTCCTCCGGGCGCGCCACGAGTTCGCCGGCCAAGGCGGCAGCGCGCAGCTGCCCGTACAGCGATTCGGATATCGGCTCGAAGCGGATGGTGTCGCCGGGCTGAAACAGGAAGGGACGCTGCGTGCGCGTCGGATCGTAGGAATGCGCGGGCGTGCGCCCGATGAGCTGCCAGCCGCTGGGAATTTCGAGCGGCGGGCCGACGGCGGTCTGCTGGCCGCCGATCGAAATGCTGCGCGAGGGTATCTTCATGCGCGGATCGGTGCGCCGGCTGGTATGGATCGCTGCCGGCAATCCGCCGAGATAGGCGAAGCCGGGGGCAAACCCGATCATGTAGACGCGATAGTCCGCGCCGGCATGCAAAGCGACGACCTCGTCCTGCGTCATGCCGTGCAGTCCGGCGACGACACCGAGGTCGATGCCGGCTTCCCCGCCATAGAGTACCGGCACGTGCCAGCGCGTGTGGCGGCCGGCGGGGGCGTGGGGCTGCGACCAGAGCTGCTCGACTTCGGCCATCAGGGTCTTGCGCGGCAGGACGACGGGGTCGAACAGGAGGAGAAGCGAGCGATAGGTCGGGATGATCTCGAGCAGGCCCGGTGGATTGCGCGCGGCAAGCCGGTCGCCGAGCGCGATGACCGCGATGTTGACGGTTTCGCTGATCTCGCTGCCGAACTCGACCGTCAATCCGCCGTCGCCGGCGTTGAGGAAGCGCGGCACGAGCGTGGCCGGGTGATGCGACGTCATGGCGTTCCGGAACTCCGCGGCCGGCGATGGCCGGATATTGTCTCGCGCAGGGCCTTGGTCCAATAGCAGGCAACGCAATCAGGAAGGCCTCGACGATGACGACGATCGATATCAATTGCGACATGGGCGAGAGCTTCGGTGCCTACACCATCGGCGCCGACGCCGAATTGCTGCGCATCGTCAGTTCCGCCAACATCGCCTGCGGCTTCCATGCGGGCGATCCCAACGTCATGGACGCCACGCTGCGGCTCGCCGCCGAGAACGGCGTCGCCGCCGGAGCCCATCCCGGCTTCATGGACCTCTACGGCTTCGGGCGCCGCCAGATCCGCGGCGAGAGCCCGGCCGATATCGAGCGGCAGATCATCTACCAGATCGGCGCGCTCCAGGCGCTCGCCCGTGCCGCCGGGAGCCGGCTCGCCCATGTCAAGTCGCACGGATCGCTCGGCAACATGGCGGCGGAGGATCCCGACCTCGCTATGGCCTATGCCCGCGCCGTCAAGGCCGCCGACCCCGACCTCATCCTGGTGGTGATGCCGGGCGCCGAGACGGAAAAGGCGGGCGAGCGCCTCGGCCTGCGGATGGCGCGCGAGATCTATGCCGATCGCGCCTATGCGGAGAACGGCAACCTCGTCTCGCGCAAGCTGCCGGGGGCCGTCATCCACGATCCCGAACACGCGGCGAGCCGGGTGATCGAGATGGTGAAGAGCCAGTCGATCATCACCGTCTCGGGCGAACGGCGTCAGGCGAGGATCGACAGCGTGTGCGTGCACGGCGACACGCCGGGTGCACCGGCGGTGGCAGCGCTGGTGCGCCGGCGCCTCGAGGAAGCCGGCATCGCCATCGCGCCGATGGCCCAAGTGATCGAGACGGCCGTCTGAGCTCACGGCTCACCGCCGAGCACGCGCGCCAGCAGGGTGGCGGCGGCGGCGAAGTCCTCCATCCGCATCGCCTCGTCCGGATTGTGGCTGCCGTTCTGGTTGCGGATGAAGATCATCGCCGCCGGCACGCCGGCATGGGCGAAGGTGGCGGCGTCGTGGCCGGCGCCGCTCGGCATGGTCAGCGTGGGGATGCCGGATGCCTGCGCCGCCGCCTCGATCGCGGCGCGCAGCCGCCGGTCCATGAGCGCCGGCGTGCTGCCGGTGCGGTCGCCGAACGCGAAGCGGACGCCGCGCCGCCGCTCGATCTCGCCCGCCGTCTCCATCAGAATCGCGTGCAGGCGGTCGAGCAGGTCCTGACGGTCGCTGCGGACGTCGAGGCAGAAGCGGACCTCTCCCGGCACCTTGCTGAAGGCATGCATGGAAGGATCGGTGGCGACCTCGCCGAAGGTGATGGTCAACTGGTCGCCGGCGGCGTCCATCGCCGCCCAGCGCCGGTCGAGTTCCATGGCGAGATCGGCGAACGCCATCACCGCGTCCTGCCGGTGGCCGCGCGGCACGGCGCCGGAATGGCCGTAATTGCCGAAGCAGACGCCGCGGCGATAGCGGAAGCTGCCGGTGATGCCGGTGACGAGGCCTACCGGAACGCCCTCCCCTTCCAGCCTCGGGCCCTGCTCGATATGGAGTTCGATGAAGCCGTGGATGGCGCCGGGACGAAGATGCGCCTGGCCGGCCCTCACCGCCTCCGGATCGAAGCCGAGAGCGGCCATATGCGCGGCGAGGCTGCGGCCGGTATCGACCCGCGGCAGATCGAGCGTCGCGGCGTCGAGGCGCCCGAAGGCGGCCCGGCTGCCGATATAGGAGACCGGAAACCAGGTGCTCTCCTCGGCGCGGATCGCCATCACGGTGATCGTGCGGCGCGGGGCGAGGCCCGCGCGCTTCAGGCCCGCGATAGCGGCGAGGCCGGCGAGGACGCCCGCCGCGCCGTCAAAATTGCCGCCATGCGGCACGGTGTCGAGATGGGAGCCGACGATCCATGGATGGAGCGCGGCATCGCTCCCCGCCAGCGTCATGTAGAGGTTGCCGGCGGCGTCCGTGGCGCAGGACAGGCCGAGCGCCTCGGCCTCGGCGCGGACGAGGCGATGAGCGCGCTCCTCGCCCTCGCCATAGGCGTCCCGGGTCATGCCCGGCCCGGTTTCGTTCATTGCCTCCAGAGCGGCGAACAGGCGGGTGGCCAGCGCGATGTCGGCTTGGGGTGCAATCGTCATGCGGCAACTCCCCGGCGAATGGACCAGGTGGTGGGATTGACCATGTGCGGCGGCCGGCGCCCCTGGACGACGTCGAGGACGCCCTGTGCGACGGCGATCGCCATGCGGCGCAGGCTGGCCTCCGTCGAGGCGGCGGAATGGGGCGTCAGCACGACATTGGGCAGCGCCAGCAGCGGATAGTCGGCCGGCATCGCCTCGCTGGCGAAGACGTCGAGCCCGGCGCCGGCGATGGTACCGGCGGCGAGCGCCTCTATCAAAGCGGGCTCGTCGATCACCGCGCCGCGCCCGGTGTTGATCAGGAAGGCCGAGCGGCGCATCAGCCCCAGTTCGCGCCGGCCGATCAGGCCGACGGTCTGCGCCGTCGCCGGCAGATGCAGGGAGACGACGTCGCTCGCCGCCAGCAATTCATCCAGCGTAGTGACCCTCTCGATGCCGGGAAGGCCGACATCGTCGCTGCGCCGCGACAGGGCAAGGACGCGCATGCCGAGCGCATGCGCCAGGGCAGCCGTGGCGCGGCCGATATTGCCCATGCCGACGATGCCGAAGGTCAGGCCCTGCAATTCGACCAGGCCGCCGCGGAACTTGAAGGCGAAGTCGCCCTGGCGGGTGGCCTGGTCGGAGGCGGGAATGCGCTTGGCCAGCGCAAACATCAGCGCGATTGCGTGCTCGGCGACGGACAGCGTGTTGGTGCCCGGCGTGTTGACGACGACGATGCCCGAGCGATCGGCATGAACGATGTCGACGGCGTCGGTGCCGACGCCATGCACGCCGACGACGCGCAGGCGCGGACA encodes the following:
- the ku gene encoding non-homologous end joining protein Ku, which produces MAARPFWKGYLKLSLVTCPVAMTPATSESEKVRFHTLNRRTGNRIVSHYIDAVSKKPVDEHDQVKGYPRGEDEYVLLEDEELDAVALESTRTIDIDMFVPADSIGWIWYDTPHYLTPDDPVGEEAFAVIRDAMRSTEMVGMSRLVLYRRERAVMLEPRDEGIVLWTLRYGDEVRNPRDYFATIGSQKAEPKLTTLVKSLIDERTRRWEPTMVSDPVQDRLLEIIAAKKKGRKRPARAKAAQPDAPTNVINIMDALRRSLSAESKVAKRR
- the ku gene encoding non-homologous end joining protein Ku, producing MAPRANWKGFLKVGEVICQVSLHTAASTSERIAFHTINRATGHRVERQFVDGETGEPVERDEQVKGYETGPGDYIVLEPEEVAAAVPHSDKTLSVEAFVACREIDDVYFDKPYYLAPADRGAADAFRLIRDGMRAKKVAALAQTVLFRRVRTLLIRPYGEGMMATTLNFDYEIRSAAEAFADIADIAIKDEMLELAEHIIRTKKGKFDPSTFDDRYEAALADLVKAKLEGRKIEVRKEPVREKTVDLMAALRESAGMKTAAARKTTSPGKAKARSPRRKAG
- a CDS encoding biotin-dependent carboxyltransferase family protein is translated as MAEHLLVTDGGLFSTVQDLGRFGYQRFGISASGAMDAPAMGIANTLVGNPAGTAVIETTLKGPALTVEAQACRLALAGAEAPITVNGEAVSAYRAFDVKRGDRIVFGMAPSGMRSYLAIAGGLALEPVLGSRSTHSRSGVGGLDGRQLAAGDRLDLSMPAPSGPGLELAPDDRPKPDGAIRVLLGPQDDAFTPAGLEAFLTTPYVVSSRTDRMGCQLEGAVIEHKAGFNIVSDGIMNGSIQVPGHGRPIILLADRQTTGGYPKIATVIGPDLWKLAQARPGSSLRFAAVTADEAEIAAAAHRRQLADRLGRIAPVRDETHRLTSERLLGLNLISGVYGGEEDIPLQSPQT
- the pxpB gene encoding 5-oxoprolinase subunit PxpB — protein: MTSHHPATLVPRFLNAGDGGLTVEFGSEISETVNIAVIALGDRLAARNPPGLLEIIPTYRSLLLLFDPVVLPRKTLMAEVEQLWSQPHAPAGRHTRWHVPVLYGGEAGIDLGVVAGLHGMTQDEVVALHAGADYRVYMIGFAPGFAYLGGLPAAIHTSRRTDPRMKIPSRSISIGGQQTAVGPPLEIPSGWQLIGRTPAHSYDPTRTQRPFLFQPGDTIRFEPISESLYGQLRAAALAGELVARPEDVDG
- a CDS encoding LamB/YcsF family protein translates to MTTIDINCDMGESFGAYTIGADAELLRIVSSANIACGFHAGDPNVMDATLRLAAENGVAAGAHPGFMDLYGFGRRQIRGESPADIERQIIYQIGALQALARAAGSRLAHVKSHGSLGNMAAEDPDLAMAYARAVKAADPDLILVVMPGAETEKAGERLGLRMAREIYADRAYAENGNLVSRKLPGAVIHDPEHAASRVIEMVKSQSIITVSGERRQARIDSVCVHGDTPGAPAVAALVRRRLEEAGIAIAPMAQVIETAV
- a CDS encoding Zn-dependent hydrolase yields the protein MTIAPQADIALATRLFAALEAMNETGPGMTRDAYGEGEERAHRLVRAEAEALGLSCATDAAGNLYMTLAGSDAALHPWIVGSHLDTVPHGGNFDGAAGVLAGLAAIAGLKRAGLAPRRTITVMAIRAEESTWFPVSYIGSRAAFGRLDAATLDLPRVDTGRSLAAHMAALGFDPEAVRAGQAHLRPGAIHGFIELHIEQGPRLEGEGVPVGLVTGITGSFRYRRGVCFGNYGHSGAVPRGHRQDAVMAFADLAMELDRRWAAMDAAGDQLTITFGEVATDPSMHAFSKVPGEVRFCLDVRSDRQDLLDRLHAILMETAGEIERRRGVRFAFGDRTGSTPALMDRRLRAAIEAAAQASGIPTLTMPSGAGHDAATFAHAGVPAAMIFIRNQNGSHNPDEAMRMEDFAAAATLLARVLGGEP
- a CDS encoding hydroxyacid dehydrogenase — translated: MESCLIVQPIHDAGPALLREAGLRPFTPQEAQPADWADCVAAITRNAGFTAQQMDACPRLRVVGVHGVGTDAVDIVHADRSGIVVVNTPGTNTLSVAEHAIALMFALAKRIPASDQATRQGDFAFKFRGGLVELQGLTFGIVGMGNIGRATAALAHALGMRVLALSRRSDDVGLPGIERVTTLDELLAASDVVSLHLPATAQTVGLIGRRELGLMRRSAFLINTGRGAVIDEPALIEALAAGTIAGAGLDVFASEAMPADYPLLALPNVVLTPHSAASTEASLRRMAIAVAQGVLDVVQGRRPPHMVNPTTWSIRRGVAA